In Streptomyces chartreusis NRRL 3882, the following are encoded in one genomic region:
- a CDS encoding flavin-containing monooxygenase, with amino-acid sequence MADSTSPTHSPAHPAPDRPVYVIGGGPGGLSAAYALRARGIRAVVLEKSDRVGASWRGHYDRLHLHTTRRLSSLPGLPMPRRFGRWVSRDNVVRYLEKYAEHHRLDIVTGVEVSRIERAPDGTGWLLHATGGRELAGAAVVVATGYNHTPRVPDWPGRDTFTGELLHAGEYRSGKPYAGRDVLVVGVGNTGAEIAVDLVENGASRVRLAVRTVPHIVRRSTAGWAAQYSGILVRRLPVGLVDRISRVQAKVAVPDLSAHGLPRPDTGLYSRVKEGAIPVQDVGLIDAVRRGEVEIVAAVDGFEEGGKIVLADGTRISPDTVIAATGYVRALEPLVGHLGVLDPRGRPVVHGARTPNTAPGLYFTGFTNPISGNLREMAIDALKIAKAVARDGSGAVSRLPG; translated from the coding sequence ATGGCCGACTCGACATCCCCCACACACTCCCCCGCGCACCCCGCACCCGACCGCCCCGTCTACGTCATCGGCGGCGGCCCCGGCGGACTCTCCGCCGCGTACGCGCTGCGGGCCCGGGGCATACGGGCCGTCGTCCTGGAGAAGTCCGACCGCGTCGGGGCGTCCTGGCGCGGGCACTACGACCGGCTGCACCTGCACACCACCCGCCGGCTGTCGTCCCTGCCCGGGCTGCCGATGCCGCGCCGGTTCGGGCGATGGGTGTCCCGGGACAACGTGGTGCGGTACCTGGAGAAGTACGCGGAGCACCACCGGCTGGACATCGTCACCGGCGTCGAGGTGTCCCGCATCGAGCGCGCGCCCGACGGCACGGGCTGGCTGCTGCACGCCACCGGCGGACGGGAGCTGGCCGGGGCGGCGGTCGTCGTCGCCACCGGCTACAACCACACGCCCCGCGTGCCCGACTGGCCCGGCCGCGACACCTTCACCGGCGAGCTCCTGCACGCCGGCGAGTACCGCAGCGGCAAGCCCTACGCCGGCCGGGACGTCCTCGTCGTCGGGGTCGGCAACACCGGGGCCGAGATCGCCGTCGACCTGGTGGAGAACGGTGCCTCCCGGGTCCGGCTGGCCGTGCGGACCGTCCCGCACATCGTGCGCCGCTCGACCGCGGGTTGGGCCGCCCAGTACAGCGGCATCCTCGTACGGCGGCTGCCGGTCGGCCTCGTCGACCGGATCAGCCGCGTGCAGGCGAAGGTGGCCGTGCCCGACCTGTCGGCGCACGGACTGCCGCGCCCCGACACCGGGTTGTACAGCCGGGTGAAGGAGGGGGCGATCCCCGTGCAGGACGTCGGACTGATCGACGCCGTACGCAGGGGCGAGGTCGAGATCGTGGCCGCCGTGGACGGTTTCGAGGAGGGCGGCAAGATCGTCCTGGCCGACGGCACCCGGATCTCCCCGGACACCGTGATCGCCGCCACCGGCTACGTCCGCGCCCTGGAGCCCCTCGTGGGCCACCTCGGCGTGCTGGACCCCCGCGGCAGGCCCGTCGTCCACGGCGCCCGCACCCCGAATACCGCCCCCGGCCTGTACTTCACCGGCTTCACGAACCCCATCAGCGGCAACCTCCGCGAGATGGCGATCGACGCCCTGAAGATCGCGAAGGCCGTCGCCCGGGACGGGTCGGGTGCGGTGTCGCGGCTGCCCGGTTAG
- a CDS encoding pyridoxamine 5'-phosphate oxidase family protein, translating to MALTREEREQFLAEPHIAALAVDAGPGRAPLTVPIWYQYEPGGDIWIMTGLDSRKNELISAAGRFSLMVDRLEPTIRYVSVEGPVVDTAPATLDQLRELSARYLPADKVDGYVDFSWKNHGEMLVLRMRPERWVSSDLGQV from the coding sequence ATGGCCCTGACCCGCGAAGAGCGCGAACAGTTCCTGGCCGAGCCGCACATCGCCGCGCTGGCGGTCGACGCAGGGCCGGGCCGCGCGCCGCTGACCGTGCCGATCTGGTACCAGTACGAGCCCGGCGGCGACATCTGGATCATGACGGGCCTCGACTCCCGCAAGAACGAGCTGATCAGTGCGGCGGGCCGGTTCTCGCTGATGGTGGACCGGCTGGAGCCGACCATCCGGTACGTGTCGGTCGAGGGCCCGGTCGTCGACACCGCCCCCGCCACCCTCGACCAGCTGCGCGAGCTCTCGGCACGCTACCTGCCGGCCGACAAGGTCGACGGCTACGTCGACTTCTCCTGGAAGAACCACGGAGAAATGCTGGTGCTGCGGATGCGGCCGGAGCGGTGGGTGTCGTCGGACCTCGGACAGGTGTGA
- a CDS encoding HEAT repeat domain-containing protein, with amino-acid sequence MLIGDVARRSGVSARMLRHYDSLGLVRPTGRTDAGYREYSTEDIRRIFHIESLRSLGLSLREVGRALDDPGFTPSELVDDLIRQTRERIAAETELLTRLGRIGAAEPAGWEDVLQTVALLQALGSKSAGTRQRAALSSVDEVPVPVEALVEAALSETDPNVAGALRWALAQSGGGGLALLAEGLGSPAAEVRQRAVQCVAEIPEGAATALLRDALANPDIVVRRYAALALGARGVADAVPTLVGMIVEEANDVDAADALSALASRPALADQIAGRLVDRLADGTVDSSARRRLTQALADIPGTTASRALADLSHDDDRAVALTAAYILGIREAR; translated from the coding sequence GTGTTGATCGGTGACGTGGCACGGCGGTCCGGGGTCAGCGCCCGCATGCTCAGGCACTACGACTCGCTCGGCCTGGTGCGGCCGACGGGTCGTACCGACGCCGGTTATCGCGAGTACTCCACTGAGGACATCCGGCGCATCTTCCATATCGAGAGCCTGCGGTCGCTGGGGCTGTCACTGCGTGAAGTCGGGCGTGCGCTCGATGATCCCGGCTTCACGCCCTCGGAGCTCGTCGACGACCTCATCCGCCAGACGCGAGAACGCATCGCGGCCGAGACGGAGCTGCTCACGCGACTTGGTCGGATCGGTGCCGCGGAACCCGCCGGCTGGGAGGACGTCCTCCAGACCGTCGCGCTCCTCCAGGCGTTGGGGTCGAAGAGCGCGGGGACGCGCCAGCGCGCGGCCCTGTCCTCGGTCGACGAGGTGCCGGTGCCGGTGGAAGCACTGGTCGAGGCAGCGCTGAGCGAGACGGACCCGAACGTCGCCGGAGCCCTTCGCTGGGCCTTGGCGCAGTCGGGCGGCGGCGGACTGGCGCTGCTGGCGGAGGGCCTCGGCTCACCGGCGGCCGAGGTGCGCCAACGCGCCGTCCAGTGCGTCGCCGAGATTCCGGAAGGTGCGGCGACCGCACTGCTGCGGGACGCCCTCGCGAACCCCGACATCGTGGTCCGCAGGTACGCGGCTCTGGCGCTCGGGGCACGTGGGGTGGCCGACGCGGTCCCGACGCTCGTCGGCATGATCGTCGAGGAGGCGAACGACGTCGACGCAGCCGACGCACTCAGCGCGCTGGCGAGTCGTCCCGCGTTGGCGGATCAGATCGCCGGCAGGCTCGTCGACCGCCTGGCCGACGGCACCGTTGACTCGTCCGCGCGTCGACGGCTCACCCAGGCGCTCGCGGACATCCCGGGTACCACAGCGTCCCGTGCCCTCGCGGACCTGTCCCATGACGACGACCGTGCCGTCGCGCTCACTGCGGCGTACATTCTCGGGATCCGCGAGGCGCGATGA
- a CDS encoding pyridoxine/pyridoxamine 5'-phosphate oxidase: MATDLHELLRSLRVWDPQVTHLPPFDPTTAPATPLPLFTEWFAAAVAAGQTEPHTMSLATSDESGLPDVRIVMLHGADETGWSFASHAGSRKGRHLGARPYAALGFYWPVLGRQVRVRGPVSSAPSEEAQGDLHARSTGALAAALTGRQSEVLGSVEELTRASEAAWERARGEPAAPVPSWTLYRLRPDEVEFFQGDAARRHVRLRYRSTREDGEGWTRELLWP; this comes from the coding sequence ATGGCAACGGATCTGCACGAGCTGCTGAGGTCACTGCGGGTCTGGGACCCGCAGGTCACTCACCTGCCCCCCTTCGACCCGACGACCGCCCCTGCCACCCCGCTGCCGCTCTTCACCGAGTGGTTCGCGGCGGCGGTGGCGGCCGGGCAGACCGAGCCGCACACCATGTCGCTGGCGACCTCCGACGAGTCCGGCCTGCCCGACGTGCGGATCGTCATGCTGCACGGCGCCGACGAGACGGGCTGGTCCTTCGCCTCCCACGCCGGCAGCCGCAAGGGCCGTCACCTCGGCGCCCGCCCGTACGCCGCGCTCGGCTTCTACTGGCCGGTCCTGGGCCGGCAGGTACGGGTCCGCGGCCCGGTGTCGTCGGCACCGTCGGAGGAGGCCCAGGGCGACCTCCACGCCCGCTCGACGGGCGCGCTGGCCGCGGCACTGACCGGCCGGCAGAGCGAGGTCCTGGGCTCGGTGGAGGAGCTGACGCGGGCGTCCGAGGCGGCGTGGGAGCGGGCCCGGGGCGAGCCGGCGGCTCCCGTACCGTCCTGGACCCTGTACCGGCTGCGGCCGGACGAGGTGGAGTTCTTCCAGGGAGACGCGGCACGGCGGCACGTACGGCTGCGGTACCGGAGCACCCGGGAAGACGGGGAAGGGTGGACACGGGAACTGCTGTGGCCGTGA